The following is a genomic window from Carassius gibelio isolate Cgi1373 ecotype wild population from Czech Republic chromosome B20, carGib1.2-hapl.c, whole genome shotgun sequence.
ACACGCTCATCCAACCTCATTCCAGTTTCTAGGCCATTGGGCAAGTTCTCACTCTACGTGCTATTTATCCTCTAACAACTGCGACACAACACCATTTTAGTTGTACATGCTGGATCTCTTCGACTCATAAAGGAATAACTAAAGGATTATTAATTATGAGGGGCTGAGGAGAGCGAagtagtctttttttattttgccgaACTGCTGAAAGACTTGATTCAGAATGATGGAACAGGTGAGAAACCATGACATGAATTTTATTCTTTTGGCAACTACTGAGTATGAGCTAGTATACTACTATATGGGTTCACAAACACAAATTAATGcatcaatttaaatttaatattggCCAATTGTGAAGAAAGTTGAGTTGAAGTACATTTACAAcaataatgtttttgtaaatacCTCATTTGGGTAGTACCATGCTATTCTTTGAAATATCttgtaaatacaataaatatggtTCTTGTTCAGTACCATGGTATTGCAATCTCTTTTGTAAGAGTTTCCTataccaaaaatgtatttattgatttactgAAACTAGCTTATTGCCAATTCAAGTGTCATACTATTGCTTTAAATAGCCAACATTTTCTTAACATGACTCTTTCACCTCAGCTTGTTAATTTTTTAGTGAATATTACTGTGCATTTTGACATAAACTGGTGTGGTTTTGACTATGAAAATGTATGGAATTTGATTGAACAATAATAGTGTGTCATCACATGGCCTTCTGATTTTTGTAAACACATGAAAGTTGTTGCGTTGTTTATCTATTAAATTCTAAGATTTTGCTGAAAATACTAACCTTTCATATGCATTCCATAGTTTAATTTATAGCAGTATTTAATATCTACTACATTTTATACTCAGGATGAATCAAGAGACTTTAAAACCCTGAAGGCACGGTTCCAGGGTGAAAATGGTCTGAAGATCCAGACTAAACCTTCCCTCCCAGAGAAACCCCAAATCGTTTCTCCATCGACAAAAGTCAGCAATCCTTTGATCTCATCCATCAATGCTGCTGTGCAAAAAAGGTCGATTCACGCACCACGTGTAGTCTTCAAAGAGGACAAAAATCTCAATCGCCAGCTCTCTCCACCTTGGGGATTAAAGACCAGAGAGAATCAACCCATAAATAATGACGAACTGCTGGATAATAAGCAGGTCAACACTTTTAAGCAAAATCTGAAAGACAAGAATCTTCCACTGGTTCTGCCTGTGGCTCCAAGAACCAAAACTCAAGAGCCCGACTCTAGCCCACATACACCTGTGTCCGCTTCACCATTCAGAGTGACGACACCCAAAACGTTTGTATTTACCCCTCAAAAAACTAACAAAGATGAATATGAGAAAACAGACCCTGTGAAGGAGGTGAACACTACCAAAAAGTCTCTGAAGGACAGGAATCTTCCATTGGTTCTGCCAGTGGGTCCAAAAAAAGCTGAAACCCCAGAACCTGAACCCAGCCCACTTACGCCTGTATCTGTTCCTCCAGCCAAAATGTCCACACCCAAGAGTTTTGTATTTACTCCTCAAAAAACTAGTCAAGATGAGAATGAGAAGGCAGACACAGTAAAAGAGGTTGCCACTGCCAAAAAGTCTCTGGAAGACCGTAATCTTCCACTGGTTCTGCCAATGGCTCCAATAAAAGCTGATACGCCTAAGCCTGAATCCAGCCCCTATACATCCTGGAATTCCACACCCAATAAGTTTGTGTTTCCCACTCAAAAAACTAGCAAAGATGAGAATGGGGCAAATACAGTGGAAAGACCAAAACCAGCTAGTCGTACCCCTGCTCCAAGTCACCCTGCTCCTGCTGGTACAAATGTAACAGCTACTCCCCCTACTCAAAGTGTACCTGTTGTTCCTAAGGCTGTTGTACCTTCTCAGACCTCAACTGGAATACCTTCTGTCGCCAACATTCCTGCCCCAAGTATGCCAGCTCCACGCAGTTCAACCTTTACCAGCCCTGAGCCAAAGACTCCTGAACCAGCGATTCCAACACTGTCTCAAGCGATTCCTAAATCAAAACCAGAAACCTATATTTCATCTCCTCCTTACACTGAACCTTCTAAACCAAATATACATATGCTCAGTTTATCAGAAGTATTTCCTCCTCCTGAAGGAAGTCCACCTTCAGAATTCACTGATATTCCGCCCCCTGTTTTTGATGAAGACTTTCCAGATGGAGGCTTTTCTGAGCAAACCATATCCACTCCAGCAATACGTACATCTATTGCCCCAGTTCCCCGGAGTCAAGTTGTCTCCAGGTCCCCTGCCCCATCCACCCCTCCAGTGGAATCTCCAGAGCCTTTGGTGAATCCCTTAGAATATACACCTGCTCCTGTCTCAAGCCCTCCTCCAGAAGTGTATACTCCGGCAGCAACTCTAGACGTGTTACTGGAGAATGCAAAAGCTCTAACTGACAAGGCAACTATTAACCCAGAGAAGTCTTATGAGGACCAGTCCTCAACCAGGCCGCTTTCGGCACTCTCAGCCTTGGCGAGAGCAGAGGAGATGGCCTCGGTAAAACGGTCACCAAATGATAGCCGTGTATTTAACCTTCTGGAAAAGGCCAAGAGAAAGTCAACAGTGAGCCCACTGGCTACCACACCTGAAAATACATCTATACCTGAAAATACAACCCTAGTTGAGACAGTTACACCCAAGATACCTCTGCCTGAAACTCCCACACCTCTGCCTAAGACTGCCACAGCTCAGGTGACCCAACCTGATCTAGCTCCACCTGAAAAAACCTTACCCCAGCTTGTCACAACTGTAGAAACCCTGCCTGGGGAAGCCCAACCTGTACCTGAAGTGTTTGATATCCCTAAACTCCCTCCAGTTGACTATGTGGATCATGCTCGGTTGCCCCCTAAAACTTACCCACCTGAAACTGCCGAAGTCAATGGCTTTGACCAAAGTAAGTATCTGTTTAACGCAGGGTTCACACTGTACAATCTTAGCCACGGTTTTGTGGCCTGAGATACATTTCATCCATTGTAGAAGGCTTCTCTTGTTGTAGGCCAGTCATGTATGAATAAGTTTGACATTTGCACAGATGGATGCTTAAATGactttgcaacaaaaaaaaaaagcctcagatGAAGTTCTGGTAGTTTCAGAAATTTTGTAGAGTGTTGCTGTTCCTGAGAGTCCAAAAATTAgtcaaaacaaatacatttttttgccaATTCTTCaccattataaatatcttttagCTTTGGAACGCAGTGCTTAAATAACTGTGTGGCAGGAGGACAGGGAGTGTCGGTATGCAAGATATGTAAGTCTATTGTAGCTATGTTGTGCAACATATCTTTCATAATATGAATGACAAAGAATATTCTGTCTAAAGGAAATATCTAAAACTGAGACATTTCAGTTTTCAGTTGAACTAAATGCTAATTAGGCTTACATACAGTGTATTCTCATAAGCAGTTGCTGTAATTAGACCATATTGCTCATAGTGTAGAAACATCTTTACaaagaaaataattgttttcattatAGCCTGAAATTAAAATGACCTCTCCTGTCAATTGTGTGGTATTAAACGTGATTACATTGCTTAAAATTGTGAAAAGAGACAATTCAATCTGGTTTGTAAATACACTTTAGTTTTGTGCATTTGATTAGGCTTGAATATAAACATCATGCTTCCTCCATTTTCATTCCATAATCCTGTTCTACCTGCTGTGCTTCATTGACCACCCCATTTCAATCGGCTTTGCAGACATAATTTTCTCAGTTCCCTATCTAATCCTCATGCTTCTTCTTGAGGCGCATGAATTTAGTCTTTTTTTCGTGTTAGTTTCAGAATGCAATTAATGCAggtaaaatgtaaacttttctttAAAAAGTGTATGCATTGCTTGGTGGGGGTGGTGGTCCATTGGTTATCCATTCTAATATGTATTGTCTTGTTTCTGCAGGGGTGGTGACAGTGGTCAAATCAGTGAATCCTCCTCCCCCACCACCTAGGAAGGCTCTGCCATCCACACCCACTGTGGAGTCCCCACTTGAGAAACGAACTCAGTCTCCTGCCAGAGACCTCCAGATTCCCACAACAGCATCAGAACCTCTACAAACACATGGTGACAAAATTACCCCAAAATTCTGAAACTCTATGCTAAGTGTTTGTCTACCTAAGTGATAAATGACCTTTTTTTTCCTTCAACAGAAGAGTCACTATATGACAACTCATTTGAGTTTTATGAAGATGTTGGGGAACCTAAGGCTCCAGCACTTTCAACCTTTAGGCCTCCATCAGTACCATC
Proteins encoded in this region:
- the LOC127983574 gene encoding titin-like, with translation MMEQDESRDFKTLKARFQGENGLKIQTKPSLPEKPQIVSPSTKVSNPLISSINAAVQKRSIHAPRVVFKEDKNLNRQLSPPWGLKTRENQPINNDELLDNKQVNTFKQNLKDKNLPLVLPVAPRTKTQEPDSSPHTPVSASPFRVTTPKTFVFTPQKTNKDEYEKTDPVKEVNTTKKSLKDRNLPLVLPVGPKKAETPEPEPSPLTPVSVPPAKMSTPKSFVFTPQKTSQDENEKADTVKEVATAKKSLEDRNLPLVLPMAPIKADTPKPESSPYTSWNSTPNKFVFPTQKTSKDENGANTVERPKPASRTPAPSHPAPAGTNVTATPPTQSVPVVPKAVVPSQTSTGIPSVANIPAPSMPAPRSSTFTSPEPKTPEPAIPTLSQAIPKSKPETYISSPPYTEPSKPNIHMLSLSEVFPPPEGSPPSEFTDIPPPVFDEDFPDGGFSEQTISTPAIRTSIAPVPRSQVVSRSPAPSTPPVESPEPLVNPLEYTPAPVSSPPPEVYTPAATLDVLLENAKALTDKATINPEKSYEDQSSTRPLSALSALARAEEMASVKRSPNDSRVFNLLEKAKRKSTVSPLATTPENTSIPENTTLVETVTPKIPLPETPTPLPKTATAQVTQPDLAPPEKTLPQLVTTVETLPGEAQPVPEVFDIPKLPPVDYVDHARLPPKTYPPETAEVNGFDQRVVTVVKSVNPPPPPPRKALPSTPTVESPLEKRTQSPARDLQIPTTASEPLQTHEESLYDNSFEFYEDVGEPKAPALSTFRPPSVPSSVSSTKRPVSVHEGAFLRQLSPKQQLKEDMFPNVDDRYVDYGSINSGSPYPETQAAVNQDSVRSSPSLTPSGTLERGDNVFDDQVDSIKSKTTKTKKQKGPPKNPYADAQAAVEAPKKSMFSRKNSGKAADDKELKKKEKQREKEKEKEKEREKKEQKEKEKKENEMRKKFKITGQEEPIYHAKVIEDCKGRKNDLPVKVGDTVSIIRTNNCPKGKWLAKDSNNKYGYVPVENVDLNISGIMELGKMTTASNRPNGNGLRDPEVTSTGSRTSEHYGMNHDSFSEDSDEWTCDEDDPVFGSADETAHIALNQSHATPAQVPVHQDQIDSSNMHLPRNQEAIQKLSSFFMQPKTSSQPLPQNNSPIMPELTPALEEDPDSLNKEEEDLEISDLQILPPPDLYADIIVGDHMPIYSKAIKPISK